In the Engystomops pustulosus chromosome 2, aEngPut4.maternal, whole genome shotgun sequence genome, one interval contains:
- the PRR13 gene encoding proline-rich protein 13, which yields MYPNVPGQAGYPPNPAYPPATNPAYPPGPPLQPGYPAGQPVYPPGNPAYPPGQPGYPPGHHHPIHPGQPGYPPPHSGPCPPGIPGYPVNPMMPGYPMDKKMRKKMKKAHKKAHKHGHGRRSSSSSSSSSD from the exons ATGTATCCTAATGTTCCAG GACAGGCGGGTTACCCACCAAATCCAGCATATCCACCAGCCACTAACCCAGCATACCCTCCAGGTCCACCTTTACAGCCTGGTTATCCAGCAGGACAACCTGTATATCCCCCAGGCAATCCTGCTTATCCTCCTGGTCAGCCTGGATATCCTCCAGGACATCACCACCCGATTCATCCTGGGCAACCTGGTTACCCACCTCCACATTCTGGACCGTGCCCACCTGGTATACCTGGGTATCCAGTGAATCCTATGATGCCTGGCTATCCTATGGATAAAAAAATGAGAAAGAAGATGAAGAAGGCTCACAAAAAAGCACACAAGCATGGCCATGGGAGG AGATCATCTTCTTCTTCATCCTCCAGTAGCGACTAA